ttaaaaccgctataaaccgcaaccacccgcatccgcaaacgcccgcagccacaaccgcaaccgctgcgtttgaaccagtcaggccctagaGTCCAGCGATTCGATTTACAAACATGGCCTAAAATTAAACATTGTTGACTAACTAAAAATAAGGTTTTAGCCTAGCATTTATGAATAGTAAGGGcatgactggttcaaacgcaacAGTtacggttgcggttgcgggagtttgtggatgcgggcggttgcggtttctagcagttttaagaaatttgtacgactggtactacgttaaaaattggtgcgtttgcgggtgacttatgactggttaactaccaaatgcggtaactgtcaaataataaattaacaatatttacatttaatataattataaaaatatcaaaaatcataaaattataataaatataaaatttatatttagaaagttataattttaatttttgaaaatttattgaaaatgtttttattaattttataatattaatttaaatataatagattttaatattttcataatttcaattttaaattttttattaaatatttttacttttgtatatatatatatatatttttttaaagaatttttttttaaccttccgcaaccgtccgcaaccgcaaacaCTAGTTGGAGccaacttttgaatttatgagattctgagcggtttgaagcggtttagaacgatttgagtgattgttacaaaccgccgacaaccgctaccaaccgcaaaagctgcgtttgcgggtgatagcgggaaaaccagtcaccCCCTATGTGCTTAGGAAAACTAAAGTAAAAACAACCTCATCAACCGTTGGTGCATGCGCAGGCTGCAGGAAACAGAGGAGGCTAATAGTGTTAAGCTAACATGTAATATGACTGATAGATAGATAAAAGAGAGTGTATTATCGCAAGAGGAAGGCCAAGGAAGGGAAAGAAGGTACTTCTGAGATGTTGGTTTTAGCCACAGAAGAATGATTTAAACAAAGAAGTGGGGAAGCTTTGGTTTCAAGAAGAGACTTCAAAGTATTTGAATAAAGGAGAAGGATGGGAAAGCTTCGACTTTATTTAGTCTTTTATGTTACAGCTTTTAAATAACAACTTGTTATTCATTTGAGAATTATGCTTGTATTGTTGAGTGTAGAAGATGATATGAGTCTCTGCTCCTCGTTCGCTATGAGAACGATGACGAGTGGTCAATCGCTATAAGATTGATTCACGAGTTGTACTTACAAGCTTAATTCAATACTATTAACACAAGACAGCCCAAGTCCAAGACAATACCAACAAGCCCAATACTATGATGTAAACCCATGTGTGTTAGGGTTCCTTTGCAATTGAATTAGTAGTATAAATAGAGTTGTTATGTAATGAAGAAGGGAACTTTGGCTGCTTTGAATGCAGCCTCTCCTTtcatatttatgaatcatttacAATCTTACTTATCTTGGTGACAATCATAAAGCTTCATACTTTCTTTAGTTTTATTGCCCAATAAAGCTTTAATAAGCTATTtcaatatttctatttctatcTTTCAATAAAGCTCTTATGAGCTCAATCTTTCTAGTTTCTAAACATTCACAAATACTATATTCATCTCTTTGAGTTTTCTGCAAGAATTTCTAAAATCTATCAATGACACTTCTAGAAGACTCAACCTGGTTAACACAGATACATATCTAGTACACTGGTGACTTCTGTTTCTGTATACATGAATCTTTGTAGTGTTGAACTAAATGTGACACTTCTGTTTTATGtgtaaattttaagatatatataatcGGTTACCAAAAAGTCATCTTAGAGATTAAGAAGCTTTAAGTAGGTACACATAGTTTGTGGCAGTACAATGATTTAAGAAATGCATAAAATTTGATATGATTATGAGTTTCAGTCTACAAAACTACAACACTAGAACACAACTTTTTTCTTTGGACCATATATTCGAATGCACGAGATGTgcattctgaatattaaattttaggTTCATACAAAAATAGAACACAAAGCAACAGAAAAACATGATAGACCATGATGGATAGACACATCTATTATGAACTATTAACCAAAGAAACCAAACATTATTTGGTAATTGGTCTCAACAAGGTAATTTAAAACCCATGTAACGACCAGAGACAAAATCATTCCAAACATCAAGAGCTCCATAGCTTGTCATCAAAACAATACTCAACGCCATGACAATACCAACCGAGAACACGATGATCGAAGCCCTTCCATACTGAGTTATAACCTTTTGAACCACCATTAGTCCAACGAGTGATGCCACAAAACATACAATCGCGAATAGACTAGCGGTTCCTGTATGTTCCATGCCTAGTAACAAGTATTGAATCGCAGACATCGTGGATGAAAACAGAACCATGAAAGAACATGTCGCAGAAGTTacctaataaaacaaaaacagagtctTTTAACTTGTGATCTAGCAAAAACAGAGATTCTTTTTACTTAATCTAGCAAAAGGAAGACTCGTTTTGACAGAGCCAAGACCTCATAAATTACCTCGGGAGCTATGCCGACTTGGAGGAGGAGAGGGCTAATGAGCATTCCGCCTCCAATGCCAAAAACACCACCTAAAAGTCCAGCTAAAAGAGCCATTACAGGAAACAGACATTTGTTTGATCTTCCTCCATCATTTGATCTCAAATCTTCTACGTCCTGCATgggccaatttttttttttagattttaatcaGTCATCCGTCTTTTCGAAAACTAATCAAGTATTTGCTggagtttttttaaaacaaacctTTACCGAGTCTTGGTGATCTGAACACTGGTTGCCTTGAACATTGTCACTGAAGCAGATCCAAAGAGTGAAGAAGAGTGTGAGTGGTATTTGAGTTGATGAGAGGAGCCAGTACGTGATGCCACATGGCTCGATCGATATGATCCCCTGCCAATGCAAATAATCGAAGTTATTAGAGCACCAGCATTGGAGGTTCGTGGGTGGAGTTCACACGCTTccccagaagaaaaaaaatattataatatgctACAGTAATGATCCTGTCTCGCCACGCTCCTTCCGTATAAATCCGAGTCGTCACTGTTCAGCGGGCCCCAAGCCATGTGGCGGCCCGCTATTggtcaatttattttttttattttaaaaaaaaattaaaaaaaaaataaaaaaataataaaaaattcaaattataaacCCCAACCGGGGGTTCATTAATGCTGGTGCTCTTAGAATGTTTACTTAGAGTACATTGTCATATTGTTtctgaaaatatttagttatactttttcaaaaaaaaaaaaatatttagttatacaGTAAAGTGCACATTATTCTACTGTAAATTCTACCAAAAGTATAGTGTGTGTTCATTATTTAGCACACGTTGTATCTTCTATTCTGtctttaatattatttagaCTTATCATGTATGTTCATTTCATCATCAAGATTGTCTTGAAAACTgaactttgaaaaataaaagtaaaaatatatgatGAGGAAATGAAGTCTTTCCTAACGAAAAATCACAGGAAAAAAGGTTCAAGATGGATTGTTTAAGtgtctaggttttttttttatatattttgtaccAAGAATTTGcctttttctttaaaagaaaaaatagatacaaaaaaaaatagtagccCCAGTATCCCTGAAAGGTTAAGGGAATCTTAAAAATTGCAAAAGTCTTGACGAAGATCGCAGGAAGAAAAAGACATTAACTTTTCTTAGGACCGGACCAAAATCTAGAAACCACATTATTGATGATGACCTGCCTTCACGTGAACAAGTTCGCCATCGCTAGTAAGTTCCCTATCGTTAATTTCAAACGCATCTTCACACGTGACTCCCAAATAAAATACATGGCATGACCGAGGGTAGATGAAACCAATATTCAAACATGTGTTAATTCACTTCTCATTTATTCTCTCATCTAACTTAAATCTCACCTAATTTTTCATAATCTAAATAGCAACTATATGATTGATACGTTCCTTGTTACTGTAGTTAATATAGACACACCAACCATACTTGATcgggtttttgaaattttagtttCGCTGTAGAATCTTTAACTATTACAAAACTATACTAACctagttaaaacaaaattttgatttgatatcTTACAAAATCATTACTAAAGTAACATTCCGTCTTTTTATTAGTCTGTTGTTAAACTATTCCTGACATGCCATTCTCAATTCATAGTTTTTTCCTTTTATGGTAAGAAAATTATTTCCAATAAAATAGATATAGAAGTTTAGTTAAATTAAATCTACAAGTCctcaaactaattaaaattcaatCTAGTGGAAACAAACACAATAATAACACAGaaattataatcatgattacagaataatttgatttttgcaAAGTTGCAACCTCTTTTTACCTTTCTTGCTTttcattatttaatattattttgaatgaTTTCATTATTAATACACATATAACAGTAATACTggttttaaaagtattttcaaatacagtttttttttacattttcctatttattaaattctatTCAGTAATACTTtataagtgtttcaaaaaaaaatcaataatattttataaagaaaatataatatttaatatcgaccatataactaaaataaattaccGAACAGGTTAAatactaattaattaaaattcataaaatttgaaactgATCAATTACCTCGCCGTATTTGTTTCCGCGAAGAAGATAAACAGCAAAGTAAGAGAGCCAAATAATCACCAGAACACCAAGCTTCACCCATGGAAACCTCTTCGGTCTCTCATAATCTCCCAAAAGAGGCAACTTCACACTCTCAATCTCATCCTCATCATCTTCTCCAACTCGTCTCGATTCTCTGATCTTCACCATCTCCGACTCCAACCTCCAGTAATACACCCCGTTCCCAAACGTCTTCACCGTCGACCACGCAAGAAACACGGCGAAGAGACTCGTTATAAGCCAGTTCGGGAACACGAGGTTACAAATCACTCCGACACTAACCCCGAGAAGCATACACGGCTCCAGAAGCAGAGCTAAGTCGAAGTCGATCATCGTCTTGCCTCCAGCTTTAGGGTTTCTCACGAAGAGATTGCATCCCACGTTGGCGATGGATCCTCCGGTGACCATGAAAGCTGAGAAGCTCGACGCTGTTTTCAGATCGAGTCCGGCGACGATTGTCATTATCGGAACGTATAAACCTCCGCCGCCGATTCCTCCGGCGCTTGAGATCGATGCGGCGATGAAAGAGAGTACGGCGGCGATGATTGTTGAGGCTGTTAGTTCGATTTTGGGTTGGTTGAATTTGGTCGGGAAGTCGAGCCATGAGCTGGTTTTGTTGAGGAGTTGGTTGACGGGGAAGACAAAGGATGGTTCTGGTTCTGCGGTTGATGGAGTTAAGAGGATGATGATTGTGAGGAAGGAGAGAGTTACAGGGACGAAATTATTTCTCATCTTTATGTGTGGGGTGTTTTGttgatttttgaaaagttttgaGGATTTTTGGAGATATTGGGATCTTATAAATGTGTGTGCAACATTTCTATAGCAATATATaggagaagaagaattggagagagatagagagtgATGCATGCAGATgcagaaaaagacaaaatagAGAGGAAAAAGGTAAGAGAGACTAATCAacttttggcaagtggtgagaaacTGAAACATGCCACGTTGTTATTTGCTCCCTATCGGCTATAATTTAAACCATAAAAGTGTTATCAGTGGGGCTTTGATTTATATAGGACCGACTGATTTTAAAAGCTAGAAGATTCAAAAAGAAACTcatcaagttaaccatgaaTTGATTTTCTTTGAAGGTAAGTTCTTCGAAGGTTCATCCGATTCTGACTAGCTTTCGTTCTCTTACGGCGTTTACATATTACTTGGGAGGATTGTGGAAGGTTTTAATTTAGATTTTGGTGGATTAGTTTTAATGATTTTGTTACTTTTGCTTCATTTTTTTGTCGGCTATTGCTTGTGcttttaacttcttcttttctcttttttttttcgtaaatGTTTTTATCATTTCATATGTTGTTTCTctttattaaaatattgtacttttatgttgttgattttaagtaaaactagattttgacccgcgcttaaaaGCGCGGGTTATTTTcagttgataaaaatatatgatatgaattagtattttagtcttgttatacattattatgttacaaaatttcattatataaaaaaattattatttttattttgttagttaatgtaattatatttttaatcgtttgattacttttttcaaaaaaaactatatggaTTGATCAGACTCAGTGcgtctattattttaaaataaattattttcaattagATGAGAACAATACTTTTATATCAAGTTTGAACCCGTCGTCGAACCAGTAAACACGATGACTTGTACATAAGCTGGTTTAGATTTAATGAAAACTCGTTAATTTAAAGCatgcaaacttcaaaaaaatatgcAATCAAGTGTGACCCGGCATTTGGTTGACATGGtaggaaaaaaataatcttcaataatattttaagagatGAATGAAACTTCTAATATATTAacgtaataaaaaataatttaacgtaaatatatataattttgttttaacaaatgatttgctaaagtgttttttttattaaatttgattttgtaaatatttagaattatatAATGTTAGATGACATGATATAATATGCTGTATGATATATGCTTTCATTTAATAATtgatatcaaaatattatatatccatCTTTGAGCATAATAATTAGAGAAGTGTATCATACAAAATGAGAAATAATAATaggatttatttaaaatatttaaattatttataggtATTGTAGTTAATGGTaggataaaaaataaagagttttatatagatgttataaattcttttataatatatttttaaaaatattttcttttaataatataaattttcaatcgcatctataatatattcttataaaaaatcatcataacaatatatttagaatatattgTTAAACTAAAGTACACAAAATAATCTctaacaatatatttagaataaattgttaaactgtatgcaaaataacttcCTTTAAAATATAGTCAAAATTATTAGAAGTGTTAGTCAAGGAGAATCTATGATGTATAAGCTGTGTAGATAAATATTTCAGAAAGGTCAACATATTCATTTGAAAAACCACATTTCGATCAACGAAAAAATGATAGAGTGAAGCTTTTggtcaaaaaataaatgatggTGTGAAATGTTGCAAAGTTGGTGGCACCAAGGGACAATatagttttgttatttaaatttaccAGTCACGTTTTGGTTATGGATTTATGAGACATGTTTTGGTAAGatgatattttagtataatggacttatgtataattttttggtGTATCATAGTAAGTTGAGTAATAAATAAGAGCattgattattttatagttagagaaatataaggtaatTGATTATTGcatagagaaatataaggtgataccaaaaaaatagttaagtctaaTGAAAGGGTCCAACAACTTTTAATAGGTAGATTTCTTAAGACTGtttcccttttaatagaatagatgtttatatgttttttatgtttatatgtttAATGGAACGATGATAAAACGAGTGAGACATTCTCATGATATTTCCAATGTTCTTCTAGTTCCAGTATTCAGGTAATTGTCAAATCAATGCAATATTATATCTTAGTCTAGTTTGTTTAATGTTGATACTTATCTTTAAAGTCACAACTTGGcaaaatttatatacttatcTGTAATGTTTGGTTCTACTGTATAGATCAACTTGCTGTTACTTGTTTGCATATACGACCAAATGCAATAATATACACTATTGTTTtcgaaaaaatgttaaattatattggaaaaattgtttttttagagaaaaaaatgataattatgtCTCTTTagactaatatttattttgtgtcatttttgCCCATAAcaccttttaatatttttaaaaataaattcaataagtagttttacaaacaaaaaaaaattagaaaaatagtaacttttgataaaataccaATATAaacttagtggtattttttcagttctaaaaatgtttaaatcataaatttcaaattatgttctaaataaagtaaaaatggCATTCTACTAAGTAGAAAACAAAATccatttttcattgaatctacaatatttagaatacgtgatctacgtaaataagagtattctaaaaatatttagaatacacattccgcgcttaacctaccgatctaaaatctttagaaatcaaaatctacacattaatataaatctacaaacgtagaaaccgacttctacagatttactgtaaatctaaaacatgtagaaatcaaaatctacatattactataattctaaaaacctgtagaaatcgatttctacagattagttgtattctacggataagaaatcagttcctaaaaatatgaaaacaaaatatttgggaatattcactttcatattttttaaaaaatcgattttttttataaaaagaaaaacaaaaaaaacaaaaaaaatacaactttAAGGGCATTAttgccattttgaaaataattagtttaatgagacataaaatatatgagattagtctaaagggacatagttatcatttttttgctctaaaaaacaattttccctatTATATTTACGAAATAACAGTTTTACATCATGTGCATCAGAAATTTAAACACCAAATTGAAAACTATCTTTTTCTATCTCGTCCCAAACAAATATTGTAAAATGCCACAAGCTTTAGTTTATCCCCCTTTGCACTAACCAGACTCAACTTGTTCTTCATGCTTTTGTCGATGAATTTTTCCGGAGTTTGCAAGCT
The Brassica napus cultivar Da-Ae chromosome A1, Da-Ae, whole genome shotgun sequence DNA segment above includes these coding regions:
- the LOC106376866 gene encoding sulfite exporter TauE/SafE family protein 2-like isoform X1 encodes the protein MFQFLTTCQKLISLSYLFPLYFVFFCICMHHSLSLSNSSSPIYCYRNVAHTFIRSQYLQKSSKLFKNQQNTPHIKMRNNFVPVTLSFLTIIILLTPSTAEPEPSFVFPVNQLLNKTSSWLDFPTKFNQPKIELTASTIIAAVLSFIAASISSAGGIGGGGLYVPIMTIVAGLDLKTASSFSAFMVTGGSIANVGCNLFVRNPKAGGKTMIDFDLALLLEPCMLLGVSVGVICNLVFPNWLITSLFAVFLAWSTVKTFGNGVYYWRLESEMVKIRESRRVGEDDEDEIESVKLPLLGDYERPKRFPWVKLGVLVIIWLSYFAVYLLRGNKYGEGIISIEPCGITYWLLSSTQIPLTLFFTLWICFSDNVQGNQCSDHQDSVKDVEDLRSNDGGRSNKCLFPVMALLAGLLGGVFGIGGGMLISPLLLQVGIAPEVTSATCSFMVLFSSTMSAIQYLLLGMEHTGTASLFAIVCFVASLVGLMVVQKVITQYGRASIIVFSVGIVMALSIVLMTSYGALDVWNDFVSGRYMGFKLPC
- the LOC106376866 gene encoding sulfite exporter TauE/SafE family protein 2-like isoform X2, with product MHHSLSLSNSSSPIYCYRNVAHTFIRSQYLQKSSKLFKNQQNTPHIKMRNNFVPVTLSFLTIIILLTPSTAEPEPSFVFPVNQLLNKTSSWLDFPTKFNQPKIELTASTIIAAVLSFIAASISSAGGIGGGGLYVPIMTIVAGLDLKTASSFSAFMVTGGSIANVGCNLFVRNPKAGGKTMIDFDLALLLEPCMLLGVSVGVICNLVFPNWLITSLFAVFLAWSTVKTFGNGVYYWRLESEMVKIRESRRVGEDDEDEIESVKLPLLGDYERPKRFPWVKLGVLVIIWLSYFAVYLLRGNKYGEGIISIEPCGITYWLLSSTQIPLTLFFTLWICFSDNVQGNQCSDHQDSDVEDLRSNDGGRSNKCLFPVMALLAGLLGGVFGIGGGMLISPLLLQVGIAPEVTSATCSFMVLFSSTMSAIQYLLLGMEHTGTASLFAIVCFVASLVGLMVVQKVITQYGRASIIVFSVGIVMALSIVLMTSYGALDVWNDFVSGRYMGFKLPC